From the Streptomyces sp. Tu 2975 genome, one window contains:
- a CDS encoding CaiB/BaiF CoA-transferase family protein, with the protein MSPQPPPLPLPLDGITVVAVEQAVSAPFATRQLADLGARVIKVERPDGGDFARGYDTAARGLASHFVWCNRGKESIAVDLKDPRGLDIVHRLVADADVFVQNLAQGAAARLGLDAAALCEAHPRLVAVDISGYGSGGPYAHKRAYDMLVQCEAGLVSVTGTAEEPVKAGVPAADIAAAMYAFSGVLAALLRRGTTGRGGVVEISMLEALAEWMGHPLHHGMHGGEPPARTGLAHAVISPYDAYPTADGGQVLLSVQNDREWRRLAEQVLGRPELALDPDFATNRARTANRDRTDAAVAKALAGLATADAVERLEAAGIACARLNSMADVAAHPQLEARDRWREVASPVGPLKAMLPPITLPGGEPARTGAIPGLGEHTDALLRGLGMTDEAAALLRRDGVVA; encoded by the coding sequence ATGAGCCCACAGCCGCCGCCCCTGCCCCTCCCCCTCGACGGCATCACCGTCGTCGCCGTCGAACAAGCCGTCTCCGCCCCGTTCGCGACCCGCCAGCTAGCCGACCTCGGCGCCCGGGTGATCAAGGTCGAGCGGCCGGACGGCGGGGACTTCGCCCGCGGTTACGACACCGCGGCCCGCGGTCTGGCCTCGCACTTCGTGTGGTGCAACCGGGGCAAGGAGTCCATCGCGGTCGACCTGAAGGATCCGCGCGGCCTCGACATCGTGCACCGGCTGGTCGCCGACGCCGACGTGTTCGTGCAGAACCTCGCGCAGGGCGCGGCGGCCCGGCTCGGACTGGACGCCGCCGCGCTGTGCGAGGCGCATCCGAGGCTGGTCGCCGTCGACATCTCCGGCTACGGCTCCGGCGGCCCGTACGCGCACAAGCGGGCCTACGACATGCTCGTGCAGTGCGAGGCCGGGCTGGTGTCGGTGACCGGGACGGCGGAGGAGCCGGTGAAGGCGGGTGTACCGGCGGCCGACATCGCCGCGGCCATGTACGCGTTCTCGGGCGTGCTCGCCGCCCTGTTGCGCAGGGGGACGACCGGCCGCGGCGGTGTCGTCGAGATCTCCATGCTGGAGGCGCTCGCCGAGTGGATGGGGCATCCGCTGCATCACGGGATGCACGGCGGCGAGCCACCGGCCCGCACGGGGCTCGCGCACGCCGTCATCTCCCCGTACGACGCCTACCCCACCGCCGACGGCGGTCAGGTGCTGCTGTCGGTGCAGAACGACCGCGAGTGGCGGCGGCTCGCCGAACAGGTCCTGGGCCGGCCGGAACTGGCCCTCGATCCCGACTTCGCGACCAACAGGGCACGCACGGCGAACCGTGACCGGACGGACGCGGCGGTGGCCAAGGCCCTGGCGGGACTGGCCACGGCGGACGCGGTGGAACGGCTGGAGGCTGCGGGGATCGCCTGCGCACGGCTGAACAGCATGGCGGACGTGGCGGCCCATCCGCAGCTCGAGGCGCGGGACCGGTGGCGCGAGGTCGCCTCACCGGTGGGGCCGCTGAAGGCGATGCTGCCCCCGATCACGCTGCCGGGCGGGGAGCCGGCTCGGACGGGGGCGATTCCCGGTCTGGGTGAGCACACGGACGCGCTGCTGCGGGGCCTGGGGATGACGGATGAGGCGGCAGCGCTGCTGCGCCGGGACGGTGTGGTCGCCTGA